In a single window of the Bactrocera dorsalis isolate Fly_Bdor chromosome 2, ASM2337382v1, whole genome shotgun sequence genome:
- the LOC105228541 gene encoding transmembrane and coiled-coil domains protein 2 isoform X3, translated as MDSLHMTRTAGGSGTQLSSLLSTSTAATVTNSAATTPAKDHYNNNLLLLSRVAGSGQLRTSRSPSDTRSSEQSNEDLCYQSFASDEQDGTQVGADGSKKHHRRHERTSSLQALDRLNTKIQCTKESIRKEQTARDDNVNEYLKLAASADKQQLQRIKAVFEKKNQKSAHSISQLQKKLDNYTKRAKDLTNHQFANKSQHRQPREVLRDVGQGLRNVGGNIRDGITGFSGSVMSKPREFAHLIKNKFGSADNINQMSETEINNINMPVNAELIGSSTPSNNIAATSTGSGNTGGAGSGKFNSDNGSECSSVTSESIPAGSGKSQSGASQYHLVLKSLLTELAERKDEIEKLKERVERLETAQKELNSLTATLEGERYRAESLEEQINDLTELHQNEIENLKQTIADMEEKVQYQSDERLRDVNEVLENCQTRISKMEHLSQQQYVTVEGIDNSNARALVVKLINVVLTVLQVVLLLVATAAGIIMPFLKTRVRVLTTFLFIFFIIFVIRQWPDVQDIGAGLMRHLKESLVVK; from the exons ATGGACTCATTACATATGACGCGTACTGCTGGTGGTAGTGGTACACAATTATCGTCATTACTCTCAAcctcaacagcagcaacagtaaCGAATAGTGCCGCAACAACGCCAGCGAAAGAtcattataataacaatttgttgttgctaagtCGAGTCGCAGGAAGTGGACAGTTGCGCACAAGTAGATCTCCATCAGACACACGCAGTTCCGAACAAA GCAACGAGGATCTCTGCTATCAGTCGTTCGCTTCCGATGAACAGGATGGCACACAAGTGGGCGCGGATGGTAGCAAGAAACACCATCGTCGACATGAACGTACCTCCAGCCTGCAAGCGCTCGATCGTCTCAACACGAAAATCCAATGTACAAAAGAGTCAATACGGAAGGAACAAACAGCCCGAGATG ATAACGTGAATGAATATTTGAAGTTGGCGGCCAGTGCTGATAAGCAACAATTACAGCGAATAAAG GCCGTCTTCGAGAAGAAAAACCAGAAAAGCGCACACAGTATCTCACAGCTACAAAAGAAACTTGACAACTACACGAAGCGGGCGAAAGATCTAACCAATCATCAATTCGCGAATAAAAGTCAGCATCGCCAACCGCGTGAAGTGTTACGTGATGTGGGCCAGGGCTTGAG AAATGTCGGTGGCAATATACGCGACGGTATTACCGGCTTTTCTGGTTCGGTGATGTCTAAGCCGCGTGAATTCGCACATTTAATTAAGAACAAATTCGGTAGCGCCGATAATATTAATCAAATGTCAG AAACTGAAATCAACAACATTAACATGCCCGTCAATGCTGAACTGATTGGCAGTTCGACGCCGAGCAATAATATAGCGGCCACCTCCACCGGTTCGGGTAACACTGGTGGCGCGGGTAGCGGTAAATTTAATAGCGATAACGGTAGTGAATGCAGCAGTGTCACCAGCGAGAGCATACCAGCCGG CTCTGGCAAAAGTCAATCAGGCGCGAGTCAATATCATCTTGTGCTCAAATCGCTGTTAACAGAATTGGCTGAGCGTAAAGATGAAATCGAAAAACTAAAAGAGCGCGTTGAAAGACTAGAG actGCACAAAAGGAATTAAACAGTTTAACTGCAACGCTAGAAGGTGAACGGTACCGCGCCGAAAGTTTAGAGGAGCAAATTAACGATTTAACCGAACTGCATCAG AACGAAATCGAGAACCTAAAGCAAACAATTGCCGATATGGAGGAAAAGGTGCAATATCAAAGTGATGAGCGACTGCGCGACGTTAATGAAGTACTGGAAAATTGCCAAACGCGG ATATCCAAAATGGAACATTTATCACAACAGCAGTACGTGACCGTCGAGGGTATAGACAACTCGAATGCACGAGCGCTCGTCGTCAAGCTCATTAATGTCGTTTTAACCGTATTACAAGTGGTACTGTTATTGGTGGCGACGGCAGCAGGCATTATAATGCCGTTCTTGAAGACGAG
- the LOC105228541 gene encoding transmembrane and coiled-coil domains protein 1 isoform X1, giving the protein MDSLHMTRTAGGSGTQLSSLLSTSTAATVTNSAATTPAKDHYNNNLLLLSRVAGSGQLRTSRSPSDTRSSEQMSRERSNRGDSTDSAGQHDRLAFSGTALSAVTSSTAGSTVVGTTSTLGGAGASGTSLATTTSTGGVSSYGSSTMTGCIGSGNSGATVATFRGFRSHSPSSRRSRERSRREFQRTHGSDQGGLLAYSGLSGLSIGGISSSGVGIGAGGVSGGGFIVGGGDGSTLDGMGGIGAEDSRLSGNEDLCYQSFASDEQDGTQVGADGSKKHHRRHERTSSLQALDRLNTKIQCTKESIRKEQTARDDNVNEYLKLAASADKQQLQRIKAVFEKKNQKSAHSISQLQKKLDNYTKRAKDLTNHQFANKSQHRQPREVLRDVGQGLRNVGGNIRDGITGFSGSVMSKPREFAHLIKNKFGSADNINQMSETEINNINMPVNAELIGSSTPSNNIAATSTGSGNTGGAGSGKFNSDNGSECSSVTSESIPAGSGKSQSGASQYHLVLKSLLTELAERKDEIEKLKERVERLETAQKELNSLTATLEGERYRAESLEEQINDLTELHQNEIENLKQTIADMEEKVQYQSDERLRDVNEVLENCQTRISKMEHLSQQQYVTVEGIDNSNARALVVKLINVVLTVLQVVLLLVATAAGIIMPFLKTRVRVLTTFLFIFFIIFVIRQWPDVQDIGAGLMRHLKESLVVK; this is encoded by the exons ATGGACTCATTACATATGACGCGTACTGCTGGTGGTAGTGGTACACAATTATCGTCATTACTCTCAAcctcaacagcagcaacagtaaCGAATAGTGCCGCAACAACGCCAGCGAAAGAtcattataataacaatttgttgttgctaagtCGAGTCGCAGGAAGTGGACAGTTGCGCACAAGTAGATCTCCATCAGACACACGCAGTTCCGAACAAA TGTCACGTGAACGAAGTAATCGCGGTGATAGCACCGATTCGGCGGGCCAGCACGACCGTTTGGCTTTCAGCGGCACAGCGCTATCAGCGGTGACGTCCTCAACGGCCGGATCGACGGTGGTCGGCACCACCAGCACACTGGGCGGCGCCGGCGCATCGGGCACTTCGCTCGCGACCACCACATCGACGGGCGGTGTCAGCAGTTACGGCAGCAGCACTATGACCGGTTGTATCGGCAGCGGCAACAGTGGCGCCACTGTCGCCACATTTCGCGGCTTCCGTAGCCACTCGCCGTCGAGTCGACGCAGTCGCGAACGCAGCCGGCGCGAATTCCAGCGCACACATGGCTCCGATCAGGGCGGTCTGTTGGCCTACAGCGGCCTGAGCGGTTTAAGTATTGGCGGAATCAGCAGTAGCGGTGTTGGCATCGGTGCGGGGGGCGTCAGCGGCGGCGGCTTCATAGTGGGCGGTGGTGATGGTAGCACACTGGATGGTATGGGTGGCATTGGCGCCGAGGATTCACGTCTTTCAG GCAACGAGGATCTCTGCTATCAGTCGTTCGCTTCCGATGAACAGGATGGCACACAAGTGGGCGCGGATGGTAGCAAGAAACACCATCGTCGACATGAACGTACCTCCAGCCTGCAAGCGCTCGATCGTCTCAACACGAAAATCCAATGTACAAAAGAGTCAATACGGAAGGAACAAACAGCCCGAGATG ATAACGTGAATGAATATTTGAAGTTGGCGGCCAGTGCTGATAAGCAACAATTACAGCGAATAAAG GCCGTCTTCGAGAAGAAAAACCAGAAAAGCGCACACAGTATCTCACAGCTACAAAAGAAACTTGACAACTACACGAAGCGGGCGAAAGATCTAACCAATCATCAATTCGCGAATAAAAGTCAGCATCGCCAACCGCGTGAAGTGTTACGTGATGTGGGCCAGGGCTTGAG AAATGTCGGTGGCAATATACGCGACGGTATTACCGGCTTTTCTGGTTCGGTGATGTCTAAGCCGCGTGAATTCGCACATTTAATTAAGAACAAATTCGGTAGCGCCGATAATATTAATCAAATGTCAG AAACTGAAATCAACAACATTAACATGCCCGTCAATGCTGAACTGATTGGCAGTTCGACGCCGAGCAATAATATAGCGGCCACCTCCACCGGTTCGGGTAACACTGGTGGCGCGGGTAGCGGTAAATTTAATAGCGATAACGGTAGTGAATGCAGCAGTGTCACCAGCGAGAGCATACCAGCCGG CTCTGGCAAAAGTCAATCAGGCGCGAGTCAATATCATCTTGTGCTCAAATCGCTGTTAACAGAATTGGCTGAGCGTAAAGATGAAATCGAAAAACTAAAAGAGCGCGTTGAAAGACTAGAG actGCACAAAAGGAATTAAACAGTTTAACTGCAACGCTAGAAGGTGAACGGTACCGCGCCGAAAGTTTAGAGGAGCAAATTAACGATTTAACCGAACTGCATCAG AACGAAATCGAGAACCTAAAGCAAACAATTGCCGATATGGAGGAAAAGGTGCAATATCAAAGTGATGAGCGACTGCGCGACGTTAATGAAGTACTGGAAAATTGCCAAACGCGG ATATCCAAAATGGAACATTTATCACAACAGCAGTACGTGACCGTCGAGGGTATAGACAACTCGAATGCACGAGCGCTCGTCGTCAAGCTCATTAATGTCGTTTTAACCGTATTACAAGTGGTACTGTTATTGGTGGCGACGGCAGCAGGCATTATAATGCCGTTCTTGAAGACGAG
- the LOC105228541 gene encoding transmembrane and coiled-coil domains protein 2 isoform X2 — protein MTGCIGSGNSGATVATFRGFRSHSPSSRRSRERSRREFQRTHGSDQGGLLAYSGLSGLSIGGISSSGVGIGAGGVSGGGFIVGGGDGSTLDGMGGIGAEDSRLSGNEDLCYQSFASDEQDGTQVGADGSKKHHRRHERTSSLQALDRLNTKIQCTKESIRKEQTARDDNVNEYLKLAASADKQQLQRIKAVFEKKNQKSAHSISQLQKKLDNYTKRAKDLTNHQFANKSQHRQPREVLRDVGQGLRNVGGNIRDGITGFSGSVMSKPREFAHLIKNKFGSADNINQMSETEINNINMPVNAELIGSSTPSNNIAATSTGSGNTGGAGSGKFNSDNGSECSSVTSESIPAGSGKSQSGASQYHLVLKSLLTELAERKDEIEKLKERVERLETAQKELNSLTATLEGERYRAESLEEQINDLTELHQNEIENLKQTIADMEEKVQYQSDERLRDVNEVLENCQTRISKMEHLSQQQYVTVEGIDNSNARALVVKLINVVLTVLQVVLLLVATAAGIIMPFLKTRVRVLTTFLFIFFIIFVIRQWPDVQDIGAGLMRHLKESLVVK, from the exons ATGACCGGTTGTATCGGCAGCGGCAACAGTGGCGCCACTGTCGCCACATTTCGCGGCTTCCGTAGCCACTCGCCGTCGAGTCGACGCAGTCGCGAACGCAGCCGGCGCGAATTCCAGCGCACACATGGCTCCGATCAGGGCGGTCTGTTGGCCTACAGCGGCCTGAGCGGTTTAAGTATTGGCGGAATCAGCAGTAGCGGTGTTGGCATCGGTGCGGGGGGCGTCAGCGGCGGCGGCTTCATAGTGGGCGGTGGTGATGGTAGCACACTGGATGGTATGGGTGGCATTGGCGCCGAGGATTCACGTCTTTCAG GCAACGAGGATCTCTGCTATCAGTCGTTCGCTTCCGATGAACAGGATGGCACACAAGTGGGCGCGGATGGTAGCAAGAAACACCATCGTCGACATGAACGTACCTCCAGCCTGCAAGCGCTCGATCGTCTCAACACGAAAATCCAATGTACAAAAGAGTCAATACGGAAGGAACAAACAGCCCGAGATG ATAACGTGAATGAATATTTGAAGTTGGCGGCCAGTGCTGATAAGCAACAATTACAGCGAATAAAG GCCGTCTTCGAGAAGAAAAACCAGAAAAGCGCACACAGTATCTCACAGCTACAAAAGAAACTTGACAACTACACGAAGCGGGCGAAAGATCTAACCAATCATCAATTCGCGAATAAAAGTCAGCATCGCCAACCGCGTGAAGTGTTACGTGATGTGGGCCAGGGCTTGAG AAATGTCGGTGGCAATATACGCGACGGTATTACCGGCTTTTCTGGTTCGGTGATGTCTAAGCCGCGTGAATTCGCACATTTAATTAAGAACAAATTCGGTAGCGCCGATAATATTAATCAAATGTCAG AAACTGAAATCAACAACATTAACATGCCCGTCAATGCTGAACTGATTGGCAGTTCGACGCCGAGCAATAATATAGCGGCCACCTCCACCGGTTCGGGTAACACTGGTGGCGCGGGTAGCGGTAAATTTAATAGCGATAACGGTAGTGAATGCAGCAGTGTCACCAGCGAGAGCATACCAGCCGG CTCTGGCAAAAGTCAATCAGGCGCGAGTCAATATCATCTTGTGCTCAAATCGCTGTTAACAGAATTGGCTGAGCGTAAAGATGAAATCGAAAAACTAAAAGAGCGCGTTGAAAGACTAGAG actGCACAAAAGGAATTAAACAGTTTAACTGCAACGCTAGAAGGTGAACGGTACCGCGCCGAAAGTTTAGAGGAGCAAATTAACGATTTAACCGAACTGCATCAG AACGAAATCGAGAACCTAAAGCAAACAATTGCCGATATGGAGGAAAAGGTGCAATATCAAAGTGATGAGCGACTGCGCGACGTTAATGAAGTACTGGAAAATTGCCAAACGCGG ATATCCAAAATGGAACATTTATCACAACAGCAGTACGTGACCGTCGAGGGTATAGACAACTCGAATGCACGAGCGCTCGTCGTCAAGCTCATTAATGTCGTTTTAACCGTATTACAAGTGGTACTGTTATTGGTGGCGACGGCAGCAGGCATTATAATGCCGTTCTTGAAGACGAG